The Chitinophaga pinensis DSM 2588 region GCCTGAACCAGCTGGTGAACTGCTGAGGGTTTGCTGTTAGCTGCCGGTCAATTTCTTCTACCGGTAAATAATGAAACGCATGTACCTCCCCTGGATCCGGGTTGATCGCTCCGTTATAGACACCCACCCATACATGGTCGTACTCATGCTCAATCAGACCATTGTCAAATTCTGTACGGTAAGTAAACTGGAATAGCTCACGCAAGGGACAGTCAAATCCCATTTCTTCCGAAAGACGGCGATGAGTGGCCGCTTCCACTGTTTCACCCGGTAAGGGGTGGCTACAGCAGGCGTTCGTCCATAAACCGCCGGAATGATATTTATCGAGCGCCCGCTGTTGTAACAGCATTTCGCCCTGATCATTCATAATAAACACGGAAAAAGCTCTGTGGAGCAGGCCTTTCTCGTGTGCTTCCATTTTTTCCATCAATCCTGTCTCCTCGTCGCGTTCATTCACCAATATTACCTGTGCTTTCATACAATGACAAATATATGGTTCATAATTTATGTAAACGAATTCCGGCAGGTATAAGCACCCTTATAGCAGCAACGAACCGTCGCCCGGAGGAGAGTGATTAGTCATCATAACAGGTGTCTTTTAATGTAACGTTTAAAAATTCTGGTTGATGGATTTTCAATAGGGA contains the following coding sequences:
- the idi gene encoding isopentenyl-diphosphate Delta-isomerase; the encoded protein is MKAQVILVNERDEETGLMEKMEAHEKGLLHRAFSVFIMNDQGEMLLQQRALDKYHSGGLWTNACCSHPLPGETVEAATHRRLSEEMGFDCPLRELFQFTYRTEFDNGLIEHEYDHVWVGVYNGAINPDPGEVHAFHYLPVEEIDRQLTANPQQFTSWFRLAFSRVIDKLRE